Proteins encoded together in one Anopheles darlingi chromosome 3, idAnoDarlMG_H_01, whole genome shotgun sequence window:
- the LOC125957490 gene encoding glutamate--cysteine ligase regulatory subunit — protein MLPSLLNDLGVIIVSTGNVLNVSDLRKKAGQKPTDELTDCLRSTFTEAEVVEPSQNGDQSSVPVQEQRQLITRRNNDLLEKVREHPRADIKIGAKIFLNRHSEPALTEAVEKLFETLNVSYLDNLILAYHPTATAEKATNGEQQQVQEATGDEEAKEEGVIEWAVGSDNAVGNLKKLWAILERYATDGKIGQLGIADLDADSLQQLYDGAKVHPTIAQINLAACCVVPPQLQAYCNQNEIQLLTHSDPQELLPRDVLNELELGSYYAGWTSRYQVHIKCRGVLAAKGFIVSLERTN, from the exons ATGTTACCCTCATTGTTGAACGACCTGGGCGTGATTATCGTCTCGACCGGCAACGTGCTGAACGTGAGCGATCTGCGCAAGAAGGCCGGCCAGAAACCGACCGATGAG CTTACGGACTGCCTGCGTTCAACGTTCACTGAAGCGGAAGTGGTTGAACCGTCGCAAAACGGTGATCAATCGAGCGTACCCGTGCAGGAGCAGCGCCAGCTTATAACGCGCCGCAATAACGATCTGCTCGAGAAGGTACGGGAACATCCGCGCGCTGACATTAAGATCGGTGCGAAAATCTTCCTCAATCGCCACTCGGAACCGGCACTGACCGAAGCAGTGGAGAAGCTGTTCGAAACGCTCAACGTTTCCTATCTGGACAACCTGATTCTGGCCTATCACCCGACTGCCACAGCGGAGAAGGCAACAAACggcgagcaacagcaggtaCAAGAGGCTACGGGtgacgaagaagcgaaagaggaGGGTGTGATCGAGTGGGCGGTCGGAAGTGACAATGCGGTTGGCAACCTGAAGAAACTGTGGGCCATACTGGAGCGATATGCGACCGATGGCAAGATCGGACAACTTGGCATCGCCGACCTCGATGCCGattcgctgcagcagctgtacgACGGTGCGAAAGTGCATCCGACGATTGCCCAAATCAATCTAGCAGCCTGCTGCGTGGTGCCACCACAACTGCAAGCCTACTGCAATCAGAACGAAATCCAGCTGCTCACGCACAGCGACCCACAAG AACTACTGCCAAGGGATGTGCTGAATGAACTGGAACTGGGCAGCTACTATGCCGGATGGACGTCGCGCTACCAGGTGCACATCAAATGTCGCGGTGTGTTGGCGGCTAAAGGATTCATCGTGAGCCTGGAGCGAACGAATTGA
- the LOC125957477 gene encoding uncharacterized protein LOC125957477: MATIRNVKLPDLINRWIEVQNPESSGTDGATKEPLEVDAINLTLLLKSMGMRLQYLDFDDEKTNTDALTISIKCNRSGIRSELSYDLQQQGCSCPEKTDRDSSFWEVQATGPKVFSKFKNNTSSNLLPDVSERCALVSKAMLANLLDYYQRSIQQVKEGKERALLKSPLKPKDTVVCVTSPGLTMRTPFSTPPAEGRCTARMSLGATREPLLKHDFQDIEADRPDQETKETAESVASSTENGTGVHNLTHDILDADIDNIHKPVIVPVIATNASMPDGESVFNCNEAMKHVITSSPVIRKVPPPAPSLHDTVDMQQERDVNVINHLQQARSQIDMALLMMNQGTTQDMFGGSALTLTPQQNTAIARKSLGTPRFPPVRSGSLLTIERHRPVAEAGEIKKKTFPTTPSALTGRLSIGGRGTTIASRADTPRPSIAQVKAIAGLRRTVTMPPPAAVRQKPVTGASTGTTVAGQRRPLPSSSATSATAKTVVPRQPISFRPVSSSANRQAGLIHRSSSASLLTKK; encoded by the exons ATGGCGACGATTAGAAATGTTAAACTGCCTGACCTCATCAACCGTTGGATCGAGGTGCAGAACCCGGAATCCAGCGGGACGGACGGCGCAACGAAGGAG CCCCTGGAAGTTGACGCAATCAACTTGACGCTGTTGTTGAAGTCGATGGGCATGCGATTGCAGTATCTGGATTTTGACGATGAGAAGACCAACACCGATGCCCTGACCATCAGCATCAAGTGCAACCGGTCCGGTATTCGATCGGAGTTAAGCTACGATCTTCAGCAGCAAGGATGCAGCTGCCCGGAGAAAACTGATCGGGATAGCTCGTTCTGGGAGGTGCAGGCAACGGGACCGAAGGTGTTTTCAAAGTTCAAGAACAACACTTCCTCCAACCTGCTGCCCGATGTGTCGGAACGGTGTGCACTCGTCTCGAAGGCTATGCTGGCCAATCTACTGGACTATTACCAGCGCAGCATACAACAGGTGAAGGAGGGTAAGGAGCGGGCCCTGCTCAAATCCCCACTGAAACCAAAGGACACGGTGGTATGCGTAACGAGCCCGGGACTTACGATGAGGACGCCCTTCTCCACACCGCCCGCTGAAGGACGTTGCACGGCTCGGATGAGTCTCGGCGCAACGCGAGAGCCGTTGTTGAAACACGATTTTCAGGACATCGAAGCAGACCGCCCGGATCAGGAAACCAAGGAGACAGCCGAAAGCGTGGCATCATCAACGGAAAACGGGACTGGAGTCCACAACCTAACGCATGACATTCTGGATGCGGACATCGATAACATTCACAAACCGGTGATCGTTCCTGTGATCGCGACGAATGCCAGTATGCCAGATGGGGAGAGTGTCTTCAACTGCAACGAAGCCATGAAGCATGTAATCACATCGAGCCCGGTGATCAGGAAGGTACCTCCGCCGGCCCCTAGCCTGCACGATACGGTCGATATGCAGCAGGAGCGAGATGTGAATGTGATCAACCACTTGCAGCAAGCACGGTCCCAGATAGATATGgccctgctgatgatgaatcaGGGTACCACGCAGGACATGTTCGGTGGTTCGGCCCTTACTCTTACACCACAGCAAAATACAGCGATCGCTCGTAAGTCACTGGGGACACCCAGATTTCCACCGGTTCGCTCGGGCTCCCTACTCACCATTGAAAGGCATCGGCCAGTTGCGGAAGCGGGTGAAATTAAGAAAAAGACTTTCCCAACGACTCCCTCCGCATTAACGGGTCGGTTGTCGATCGGCGGCCGTGGTACAACGATTGCAAGCCGGGCAGACACACCGAGACCCTCGATAGCGCAGGTGAAAGCTATCGCAGGACTAAGGCGCACTGTTACGATGCCCCCACCGGCCGCAGTACGCCAGAAACCGGTCACGGGTGCCTCCACGGGGACGACAGTGGCCGGCCAGCGCAGACcgctaccttcttcttccgcgaCCAGTGCCACTGCTAAAACGGTGGTCCCTAGGCAGCCGATTTCCTTCCGGCCCGTAAGCTCCAGTGCAAACCGGCAGGCCGGATTAATTCATCGTTCTTCGAGTGCTTCACTCTTGACCAAAAAATAG